The DNA sequence GGTGCCTGTGGTGGTTGCTCCGCATGCCTTGACTTTAGGTGGAGGTTGTGAACTGACCCTGCATGCCGATCACGTTCAGATGGCCGGGGAAACCTACATTGGATTGGTGGAAGTCGGTGTTGGGCTGATCCCTGCCGGGGGAGGAACCAAAGAACTGACCATGCGCGCGGCTGATCGTGCCATGAGTGGAGATGTAGAGCTCAATACTTTACAGGAAACCTTCATGAATATTGCGATGGCTAAAGTGGCCACTTCCGCCTATGAAGCCAAAAATATGGGCATTATTACGGCTAAAGACAGCATTACCCTCAATAAAGATCGACAGATAGCCGATGCGAAGGCGGCTGTAATTCGCCTTGCGGATCAAGGATATACACAGGCTGCTGAGCGTACATTTAAGGTACAGGGCCGGTCAGGTATGGCCATGTTCTATGCTGGGGTAAACGGTATGCGAATGGGGAATTATATCTCTGATCACGACGTGAAGATTGCCAAGAAAATTGCCAACGTGATGTGTGGTGGTGACCTCTCGGCACCAACAGTTGTTTCCGAACAGTATTTGCTTGACCTCGAAAGGGAAGCCTTCCTGTCGCTGACAGGCGAGAAAAAGACCCTTGAGCGTATTCAGGCAATTCTCAATGGTGGCAAACCATTACGCAACTAATCCATTACCAAACGCAAAATTTAGAACCATGAATGCATATATCGTTGCCGGCTATCGTTCGGCAGTAGGAAAAGCAAAAAAGGGCGGTTTTCGATTCACCCGCCCCGATGATATTGCTGCGGATGTGATTAAACATTTGGTCAGTAAAGTAGAAGGTCTTGATACCAAAAGAGTCGATGATTTGATTGTGGGCTGTGCCATTCCTGAAGCGGAACAAGGCATGCAAATGGGGCGGATGATCTCCCTGTTGGCCTTGGGTATTGATGCCCCTGGCTTTATTGTGAACCGTTACTGCGGATCAGGCCTGGAGGCTATTGCCATTGCCAGTGCGAGAATTCATGCAGGGCAGGCAGATTGCATTATCGCTGGTGGTGCAGAGTCCATGTCGATGGTACCCATGATGGGTTATAAAACCGCCTTGAATTATAAAATTGCGGAAGAAACTCCCGATTACTATACTTCCATGGGACTGACGGCCGAGCAGGTAGCCCTGAAGTATGGCATCAGCAGAGCCGAAGCGGATGAGTTTGCTGTGAAATCTCACGCCAAAGCAGTGGAGGCGATCAAGCAAGGGAAATTCAAAGATGAGATCGTTCCGGTAACCGTTGAAGAGGTTTATCTGGATGAAAACATGAAACGCAAGAGCCGTTCGTTTACGGTGGATACCGATGAAGGCCCTCGCCCTTCGACCGTGGATGGCTTGGGCAAATTACGCCCTGCTTTCGCTATGGGTGGGCAGGTAACTGCCGGTAACTCTTCCCAAACCTCAGATGGTGCCGCTTTCGTGATGGTCATGTCTGAAGCAATGGTCAAAGAACACAACCTTGAGCCGATTGCCCGCCTGGTAAGTTATTCGGTGGCAGGTGTTGAGCCTAAACTGATGGGGATCGGCCCCGTGGAGGCCATTCCTAAAGCTTTGAAAGTGGCAGGATTGTCACTAAATGATATCGAACAAATAGAATTGAATGAAGCCTTTGCTGCCCAGTCATTAGGGGTGATCAAGGGTGCTGAGCTGAACCCCGACATTGTGAATGTGAATGGTGGCGCCATTGCCCTTGGGCACCCGCTGGGATGTACAGGAGCAAAATTATCGGTACAGTTATTCAATGAAATGCGTCGCAGAAATCAAAAATACGGAATGGTGACAGCCTGTGTCGGTGGCGGCCAAGGCGTTGCCGGTATTTATGAATTGCTGAAATAATGCTGGTAGGTGGAGGGAATGCCCTGCACCTACCATTTCAAACCCCTATTGAACAACAAAACAAACTATACCCTACTATGGAAACACTAAACCAAGAAAAGAAAGCGATAAAAGGTGGTGAGTTCTTAATTTCGGAAACTCAACCTCAGGATGTTTTTACACCCGAAGAGTGGAATGAAGAGCAAAAGATGATTGCTCAGACCTGTACTGACTTTGTGGACCATGAGGTACATCCGCATGTGGAGGCTTTGGATGCAATGTCTGACCCTAACCTGATGCCTTCTTTATTGGATAAATCTGGTGAGCTTGGCCTTTTGGGAACCTCTATTCCTGAGCAGTATGGTGGCTTCGGAATGGACTTTAACACCTCCATGCTGATTGCCGAAAAGGTGGGTGCGGGCTATTCCTTCGCCGTGGCTTTATCCGCACATACAGGTATCGGTACATTGCCGATTTTGTATTATGGCAATGAAGACCAAAAAGCCAAATACCTTCCTAAACTTGCTTCGGGAGAATGGAAAGCCTCTTATTGCCTGACAGAGCCAGACTCTGGTTCTGATGCCAATTCAGGAAAAACCAAAGCAGAGCTAACCGCTGATGGCAAGCACTACCTGGTAAACGGACAAAAAATGTGGATTACCAATGGGGGGTTTGCAGACATTTTTATTGTCTTTGCCAAAATTGAAGACGATAAAAACCTGACGGCCTTTATCATTGAAAAGGATTTTGGTGGGGTAACCATGAATGAAGAAGAAAAGAAGATGGGGATCAAAGGGTCATCCACCCGTCAGATTTTCTTCAACGACTGTAAAGTGCCTGTCGAAAATATGCTTTCAGATCGCCAGAATGGTTTTAAAATAGCACTGAACATTCTGAATATTGGTCGGATTAAATTGGCCTCGGCAACGCTTGGTGCATCTAAAGGCGTGATTCAAAACGCTCTTGGCTATGCACAGGAACGCAAGCAGTTTGGGAAGTCAATTTCAGAGTTTGGGGCAATTAAGCACAAATTAGGGGAAATGATGGCAAGAATTTATGCTTCGGAGGCGGCGACTTACCGCGCAGGGCAAAATATTGACGATGCTTATGATGCACTGATCGCCAACGGAATGTCTGAAGCGGAAGCCAAGCTGAAAGCCGTGGAGGAATTTGCAATCGAGTGTGCGATGCTGAAAGTACATGGATCGGAAACCCTGGATTATGTAGTGGATGAGGGCGTACAGATTTACGGAGGTATGGGCTACTCGGCAGATGCCCCAATGGAGCGAGCTTACCGTGATTCCCGTATTAATCGGATTTTCGAGGGAACGAACGAGATTAACCGTATGCTGACCATCGACATGTTGCTGAAAAGAGCCATGAAAGGGGAGCTCGATTTAATGTCGCCAGCAATGGCAGTGGCCAAAGAGCTGACCTCAATTCCTGATTTTGGAGGAGATGACGATGAGCGTATTTTGGCAGGAGAGCATAAGTTGCTGAAAAATTTGAAGAAAGCAGGCTTGATGATCGCTGGTGCGGCAGTTCAAAAACTGATGGCTACACTCAAAGATGAGCAGGAAATTTTGATGAATCTCGCCGATATGCTGATTCAGGTGTATGCTTTGGAATCAGCGGTATTGCGTACCGAGAAAATTATTGCCGCTCAGGGAGAAGAAGCCGCAAAGGTGCATATCGAGATGGTGAAAATCTATGCGCAGTTTGCCGTAGATCAGGCGACATCAGCAGGGAAACAAGCGATTTATGCTTTTGCGGAAGGCGATGAGATGCGCATGATGCTCATGGGCTTGAAGCGATTCACAAAAATTCAACCACATAATTTAAGAGATGCGAGACGATTCGTAGCGGATTATTGCTTAGATAAAGGACAATATCCTTTCGGCTAATGCATTAGTCCAATGGTGTAATTCTATTGTTTTTTATTCGAAACCGACCACATTTGGTCGGTTTTTTTATTTTAAATTACATTCATAAGTCCCACCTTTGAGATAGGAAGAATCATTTTTCCGTTCACCCATTAAAAATAACCACACAACTTATGAAAGTATTGAAGCAGCTATTTTACTGGTTTTCAGCATTCATGCTGATCCTGAGCTTGTCAGGTTTGTCGTCTTGTGCACAACAGAAGTATAAATCTTATGGCAAGACCAAAACAATTAAAGAACGCGGGAAAGGGAATACAAAATATAAGACGATCTATTAATGATTGTGATTTAAGGCTGATCTCATCTTAATTTCATTTGTGCGTTTGTTTTTCCTTTCTAAAAGTGATAATTTTCGACGCATCACTTTTTTGTATGTTAAGTCGAAAGATTAGGATAGATGATATCAGAGAAAATAGAAACTCAAAGCCAAATGGGGCAAGAGCAAAAATCAGGTTGGTTGGAGAAGTTGGCTCAAAGATGGGAACTCAACAGTACTAAGCAAGTGTTGTTGGTGCTGTTGGTCTTTTCACTGACGGGCTCCACGGTAGCCTATATGCGAAAAGGGATTTTCGCCCTTTTTGGTTATGATGATGCCACTCCTTTCTGGCTGAAAGTCATCACTTACATTGCATTGGTTTTCCCAAGCTATCAAATCTTGATTTTGGTTTATGGCTGGATTTTTGGCCAGTTTGATTTCTTCTGGAAGAAGGAGAAGAAAATGCTTCAGCGCATGAGGCTGATGAAAAAAGATACAGATAAAAAATAGGCATACAAAAAAGGCGAATCTTTTCAGGATTCGCCTTTTTTATTATACGTCGTAAGCGTCAAATTTTTTCCACCATTCCTTCCGCTTTGCTTCCGTCCAGTGGTAGCGCTCTTGCAGCCGCTCAATGGTCATCAGTACTTCATTGATGTCTGCAGGCCGGTCGTTGATATCATAGGCCATACAGGAGAACAGGAAGTCGATCAGTTCCGAAGGTAAATCCTGCATTTGATACGCGTCGATATTGATCATATCTTTCGTCAGTGGCTTACCCCCCAGATTACTTTGGGAGAGCATATCGATCAACAGTTTTTTACCCAAAAGGAAAAAGCCAATAGCGCCAAGGGAGTAAATATCCACCCGATGGTCTGCCAGCTTGGGATTGCTCATACGCTCTGGCGCAAGATACGAAGGCGTACCAGCAACCTGATTCATTTGCGTGATTTCCTCTTCATCGTGCATATCCTTCACCAGACCGAAATCAAGTACCTTGATGTAATCAGGCTCTCCGCCAATCTTGCAAAGCATGATGTTTTGCGGCTTAATGTCGCGATGAACCAAACCCATCTGATGCGCTTCTTTCAGTGATTTTGAAACCTGCATCAGGATGTGCAACACGCGCTCGATAGGTTGTTCCCCATGCAATTTGACAAGCTCTTGCAGTGAAATACCATCAAGAAACTCCATGGCATAATAAAAACGACCATCTTTGGTGTAATTGTAATCGTAAATTCTGATCGTGTTCGGGTGTGAAAGTCGGGCGACCATCTGCACCTCCCGTTCGAAGCGTTGCAGGTGTTCCGACTCTATAAGCTCTTTTCTCAGGACTTTAATTGCCGTTGGTCGTCTTAAGAAGGCATGTTCTGCCAAATAAACTTCCCCAAAGCCTCCTTCGCCAATTTTTTTCTTGATCATATAATGCCCCATTCGGTTGGCCTTACTGACTTTTTTCTTCAGCAATGAGATATTCACATTACTGTTGAACAACAAAATGGAAAGAATGATGATCACAAAGAACATCGGGAAATACACAATTCGGATATAGCGGATAGGCGCAAAAACCTCATCAGCCTCTACTTCTGTCGCCACCCCAAAATTATACTCAGGAAGCCAATACCACGCCCCGACCATTTCCTTGCCTGCATAATTGCGGTAAGGTTCCATCACTGTCCCATAGTTGAGGCTATCAGAGGTGGTGCCCTTTGCTTCCAGGGCCCGCTGGACAATCCTGACGTAGTTGGAACTTTCCTCAGGGTCACGCATGGCCTGAATGCTATTGTGGTGAATGGTGTCCGAACTGGCGGTAATCAAACCTACCTGATCGAGTTCTGTGAGGGTCTTGGAAATTAAGCGGCCTTCATGGTCGAAAGCGTAAGACTCCCCCCCTTTTCCCTCAAGTGCAATATTGAAAAGCTTCGAGAACTGATGCTGCGGATTTGCGGCCACAGCAACCCCACCAATAATGCGGCGCTGCTCGTCATATATTGGTGCGCAGAAGTAACAGTAAGTATTGTAATTATCGATCAGGATGTGCTTCTTCTGTTCCTGAAATGGGGGAAGAAACACAGAACGGCCTTCACGAAGATCCGACAGGATGCCCATCAAATCTTTTGAGATGTAAGTGCCTACGATATAATGATTCAGCGTAGAGTCTGCCTCAATTTCAGTGGCGCTGTCTACTGCGTTATTATGAAATGCCACAACAGCACCCGATAAATCAATAATTGCAATCAGCGAAGCATTCCCCTGCTCCTTGATTTTATCGAGGAGCGTATCGAAACGTTTGTGCGCATCTACTTTGAAAGTGCGATCAATGAATGGCTTTTGAGCGGAAGCCTGTAAAATCTCTACGGCAGTCTGGTGAAGCTCTGTGCTGTCAGACACCTCGCGGGAAACTTCCGTGAGCTGATTACCCACCCATGTTTTCAGCAGTTTATGTTGTGCAATAAGAATGGATTCGAGTTCCTTGCGCTGCTGATTGATGATCTCTCGGCGAACACCTGAACGGAACAGGTTACCACATAATGAAATCAGCAATAAACAGGACGCCAAAGCCAGTGCCCGAACCCTTTTTGGGACCAGCAGTTGGTTGCGCCATTGCTCAAGAACAGAAATTTTCTTTTTGGAAGTAAACTGGGTGTCAGCGCCAACACGCTGAATAATACTTTTGGTTTTATTGGCAGTGGTTGTACCTGACTTGGTGATCGGGCTTTCCTCAACAAAATTCAGCAAAGACATAACCTCTTTACGCACCGACTCATCTCCCTCTGACAAGAGATCAATCTTTGCCTGAGCAAGCTCTGGAGGTAGATCCATCACCTGAGCAATGATATCACTGACTTTTTGGTGTTTATCCTGATGCATTGAGTCTGAAATTGAAAATCGTTGGTTAAGTACTATGACTTACTAAAATAGAAATAACAAAAATCAAGCCGTATATGAAATGATAATTGATGTTTTAAGTGTAAAAAATAATACCGAAAATATTCGAAGCCGTTACAGGCTATTTCAAGTAGATTATTGGAGGGAAAGTTAATCAAATGATTTAAGATTTTTAATAAAAAAAAGCCGTTTTCGATAAGAAAACGGCTTTTTAACATATTTTGGGATAGTATTAAATGTCACACTGGCCTGACATACAAGCTAACTCTTGTGCGGCAGTTGTGTAATCTTCTTCCTCGAAGCGGTAGATTTTCGCAAAATCAATCTCAGGGAAAGCAGCATTTAATTTCTCATAAGTAGCTTTATCGATCTCTACATAAGGCATTTGATCAAATTGTGCATCGTAGGCTGGAAGGAAAGTCATACCGCCAATACGGCTTTGGTTTTCCCACGTCCAGCGAACAATATCCAAAACTTCATCCTGCTTATAGGTAATCGTTACCGATGGGTTATGTTCCGTATAGTTGGTTTTTACTCTCAACCAGTACTCACATTGCTCAAGGGCAGTACGGTCATTTCTTGTTACGGCACCTTCTGGCGCTTTTACAGGGAAATGAGCCACGTAAGTTGTCGCATTCTCGGCTGTTTGTCCATTTTCAGGATCCATAGGTACACCCGACGATTTCAATACTTTGTAAATTGGAGTGGCAGCGCCAACACGCACGTTACGGATGTAGTAAGGAGACCAGCGAGAGTGAATACCTGGTGAACAGTTCAACAACTGAGAAGAGTTCCCTGAAGGCTTCACACAGGTGATGGATGCCGAAGCATTGATGCCCAGAGTCGCTGCATATTTTGCGTTGGTTTCTACGGCAAGATCTCTAAGAGTTTTCATTACCTCAGCATCCTGAACCAATGGTGTATCCAACTGCCCGTTGATGTCCACCCCTAAAAGGCGTTCTTCTTCACAGTTTTTCTTCCAATGGTCGCGAAGGCCAGGGAAATGCGTCGCCATAGACTGGATAGTACCGATAATGGTCGCCAACTCTACTTTTTCTTTCAGGTCTTCCAAGGTGTCCTCAGGGCGGGCAACCGCTACTGAAAGGTTACAGAACTGGAATGGGCGCAAGATAATTTCGCCACAAGGGTTGGTACCGAAGCGAGCTTCTTTACGACGGGCAGGCTTGGTAGCCAAAGCGGCTTTTCTGTTGAAGATACCTGGCTCACCACGCTCTGAGTGTACCATATCCAAAAGATATTTGGCGATCTCTGCCTGTGAAAGCTCACGCTCAGGCCAAACTGCCGAGTTGTTGGCATTCCAGCGTTGTGGATTTGTTCTCCAGAAGTCACCATCTTTTGAGTGGCGCATTGCGTCATCATCAAAATCAAACAATGAGATCATTGCTGTACGGCGAACACCGCCAGAAACAGCAGCAGAACCAATCGCACACATAATATCATGCGCATCTACGGAACGAAGGAATCGACCCTGGCGAGCAATGATACGCGCACGGGCAAAATCCAACATCTGACGCAATGGCTCAGGACCCGAAGCACGACCACCTTTAATGCGCAATACGGCACCTGAAGGACGTACCAGTGAGTAATCAAATTTAATATCGTTACCTGCGAACCAAGCATCCAAACCAACACGCAATGAATCTCCCCAGCCTTCGGTGGTGTCTGTTACCACGTGTGTAGGAAGAATAGTGCCTTGCTGGCGCTTGATACGAGGGAAGTTTTCTATGTATTCGTTCTCTACAGAGAAACCTACACCACAACCTGCCATGGAAATCAGCAATGCTTCAACGAATGAATCCACTGAATCTACAGGCATATAAGAACAGTTGTAAATCGACATGTTGTTACGGCGTGCCGCAGGGCCTGCCATGGCCAACAAACGCATCGATGGCATTACACGCATGTCCAGAATACCCTTACGAACACGTTCGTAATCAGCTTCAGGAAGGCGGTTTTCAGAAAGTTCTTTCATGAAATCCACTGCGCGGTCCACCGTTTCGATCCATGTCTCACGGCGGCCTTTCTCATAGCCAAAACGAGAGTATTTATCGTAAAACTGGAACTTCTGTAATTGTGTAGGGAAGAATTTATCCGATGCTTCAAAGTCCTCTTTTACCTCCTGAGGAATCGGACGATGCTCTCTAAGCTTGGCATGCTCGGCGCGGTAAAGAATATAATGCTTGGCTGCGGCATATTCTCCTTCGGCCTGAAGTGTCATTTCCACGATATCCTGAATATTTTCTACTGTCGGGACATCATATTGTGCCGAGACGATATTCACCACACGCTCGGTGAGGTTGGAAATCAACGGCTTCACTTCTGATTCCTTACGACCCACATTGGCAAAACACTTCAAGAGAGCGTTTTCAATTTTTGATGGATCGAAAGTGGCGCGTTTGCCATTTCGCTTGACTATTTGAATGGGCTGATTCACGGTTTCTTCAGCATTTGCTGCGTTTAGAGTCTCTGAAGCGGAATTTTCGGACATAGTTTAATCGGGGATTTTGTTAAAATACCT is a window from the Persicobacter psychrovividus genome containing:
- a CDS encoding serine/threonine protein kinase; its protein translation is MHQDKHQKVSDIIAQVMDLPPELAQAKIDLLSEGDESVRKEVMSLLNFVEESPITKSGTTTANKTKSIIQRVGADTQFTSKKKISVLEQWRNQLLVPKRVRALALASCLLLISLCGNLFRSGVRREIINQQRKELESILIAQHKLLKTWVGNQLTEVSREVSDSTELHQTAVEILQASAQKPFIDRTFKVDAHKRFDTLLDKIKEQGNASLIAIIDLSGAVVAFHNNAVDSATEIEADSTLNHYIVGTYISKDLMGILSDLREGRSVFLPPFQEQKKHILIDNYNTYCYFCAPIYDEQRRIIGGVAVAANPQHQFSKLFNIALEGKGGESYAFDHEGRLISKTLTELDQVGLITASSDTIHHNSIQAMRDPEESSNYVRIVQRALEAKGTTSDSLNYGTVMEPYRNYAGKEMVGAWYWLPEYNFGVATEVEADEVFAPIRYIRIVYFPMFFVIIILSILLFNSNVNISLLKKKVSKANRMGHYMIKKKIGEGGFGEVYLAEHAFLRRPTAIKVLRKELIESEHLQRFEREVQMVARLSHPNTIRIYDYNYTKDGRFYYAMEFLDGISLQELVKLHGEQPIERVLHILMQVSKSLKEAHQMGLVHRDIKPQNIMLCKIGGEPDYIKVLDFGLVKDMHDEEEITQMNQVAGTPSYLAPERMSNPKLADHRVDIYSLGAIGFFLLGKKLLIDMLSQSNLGGKPLTKDMINIDAYQMQDLPSELIDFLFSCMAYDINDRPADINEVLMTIERLQERYHWTEAKRKEWWKKFDAYDV
- a CDS encoding acetyl-CoA C-acyltransferase; this translates as MNAYIVAGYRSAVGKAKKGGFRFTRPDDIAADVIKHLVSKVEGLDTKRVDDLIVGCAIPEAEQGMQMGRMISLLALGIDAPGFIVNRYCGSGLEAIAIASARIHAGQADCIIAGGAESMSMVPMMGYKTALNYKIAEETPDYYTSMGLTAEQVALKYGISRAEADEFAVKSHAKAVEAIKQGKFKDEIVPVTVEEVYLDENMKRKSRSFTVDTDEGPRPSTVDGLGKLRPAFAMGGQVTAGNSSQTSDGAAFVMVMSEAMVKEHNLEPIARLVSYSVAGVEPKLMGIGPVEAIPKALKVAGLSLNDIEQIELNEAFAAQSLGVIKGAELNPDIVNVNGGAIALGHPLGCTGAKLSVQLFNEMRRRNQKYGMVTACVGGGQGVAGIYELLK
- a CDS encoding DUF6787 family protein, yielding MISEKIETQSQMGQEQKSGWLEKLAQRWELNSTKQVLLVLLVFSLTGSTVAYMRKGIFALFGYDDATPFWLKVITYIALVFPSYQILILVYGWIFGQFDFFWKKEKKMLQRMRLMKKDTDKK
- a CDS encoding acyl-CoA dehydrogenase family protein → METLNQEKKAIKGGEFLISETQPQDVFTPEEWNEEQKMIAQTCTDFVDHEVHPHVEALDAMSDPNLMPSLLDKSGELGLLGTSIPEQYGGFGMDFNTSMLIAEKVGAGYSFAVALSAHTGIGTLPILYYGNEDQKAKYLPKLASGEWKASYCLTEPDSGSDANSGKTKAELTADGKHYLVNGQKMWITNGGFADIFIVFAKIEDDKNLTAFIIEKDFGGVTMNEEEKKMGIKGSSTRQIFFNDCKVPVENMLSDRQNGFKIALNILNIGRIKLASATLGASKGVIQNALGYAQERKQFGKSISEFGAIKHKLGEMMARIYASEAATYRAGQNIDDAYDALIANGMSEAEAKLKAVEEFAIECAMLKVHGSETLDYVVDEGVQIYGGMGYSADAPMERAYRDSRINRIFEGTNEINRMLTIDMLLKRAMKGELDLMSPAMAVAKELTSIPDFGGDDDERILAGEHKLLKNLKKAGLMIAGAAVQKLMATLKDEQEILMNLADMLIQVYALESAVLRTEKIIAAQGEEAAKVHIEMVKIYAQFAVDQATSAGKQAIYAFAEGDEMRMMLMGLKRFTKIQPHNLRDARRFVADYCLDKGQYPFG
- a CDS encoding ATP cone domain-containing protein, yielding MSENSASETLNAANAEETVNQPIQIVKRNGKRATFDPSKIENALLKCFANVGRKESEVKPLISNLTERVVNIVSAQYDVPTVENIQDIVEMTLQAEGEYAAAKHYILYRAEHAKLREHRPIPQEVKEDFEASDKFFPTQLQKFQFYDKYSRFGYEKGRRETWIETVDRAVDFMKELSENRLPEADYERVRKGILDMRVMPSMRLLAMAGPAARRNNMSIYNCSYMPVDSVDSFVEALLISMAGCGVGFSVENEYIENFPRIKRQQGTILPTHVVTDTTEGWGDSLRVGLDAWFAGNDIKFDYSLVRPSGAVLRIKGGRASGPEPLRQMLDFARARIIARQGRFLRSVDAHDIMCAIGSAAVSGGVRRTAMISLFDFDDDAMRHSKDGDFWRTNPQRWNANNSAVWPERELSQAEIAKYLLDMVHSERGEPGIFNRKAALATKPARRKEARFGTNPCGEIILRPFQFCNLSVAVARPEDTLEDLKEKVELATIIGTIQSMATHFPGLRDHWKKNCEEERLLGVDINGQLDTPLVQDAEVMKTLRDLAVETNAKYAATLGINASASITCVKPSGNSSQLLNCSPGIHSRWSPYYIRNVRVGAATPIYKVLKSSGVPMDPENGQTAENATTYVAHFPVKAPEGAVTRNDRTALEQCEYWLRVKTNYTEHNPSVTITYKQDEVLDIVRWTWENQSRIGGMTFLPAYDAQFDQMPYVEIDKATYEKLNAAFPEIDFAKIYRFEEEDYTTAAQELACMSGQCDI